One window from the genome of Candidatus Hydrogenedens sp. encodes:
- a CDS encoding alginate export family protein, translating to MCNRTTLLCLIFTIPFTSIVNAELTSVEIGGKIEIYGLYYRQWIEPSDQVRIPSCALFGRSIGPEGTYSAYRSGEGSTGTSYVEQRTRLHTKATMTDNISVFFEVDSIDTWGEDFRSQQYLTGKDNRADSSDDIELFQAYIQAKDFGINDLTFTVGRQAIDLGSGWLVGSDPGPNVFTGLSFDAIRLQYEKESWMLDVFYGKLFESMSSFNHDDIDFWSTYFTWKNIWEGTNIDFYYFLLRDNTNSEVTRDDFILEAIEGVLGRDNSDTTYIHTIGLRFYGSHEDWDYEMETAYQWGEGSAFGNLFVPIGGIYGDDDISWSLPAGHFEVGYTLSKIKWSPRVYLGGCYYDADDNRDVSFMDWFLNLDASSASPSFNRLFSAYREENFIDISGMTNFWQVYSGVSVNPTEKVEVSFELSYLQTISSFDSPYSFSLGSYEFYPLGYLSFFTQENPKDLGWQTLLTLSYAYNEDLNFETGWSHFFVGDGIVKGAFLDNYGTSFISTMNDNDSDFFYIASTIEF from the coding sequence ATGTGTAACAGAACAACTCTTCTATGCCTTATTTTTACTATTCCATTTACTTCTATTGTTAATGCTGAACTTACATCTGTTGAAATTGGTGGTAAAATAGAAATTTATGGATTATATTACCGCCAATGGATTGAACCTTCGGACCAAGTGCGAATTCCTTCATGTGCTTTATTTGGTAGGAGTATTGGACCTGAGGGTACCTATTCAGCATATCGATCAGGTGAAGGCTCTACTGGTACTTCTTATGTTGAACAGAGAACACGATTACATACAAAGGCAACAATGACCGATAATATATCTGTGTTTTTTGAAGTAGACTCTATTGATACATGGGGGGAAGACTTTCGGTCCCAACAATATCTAACAGGTAAAGATAATAGAGCGGATTCATCTGATGATATAGAGCTGTTTCAAGCCTACATACAAGCTAAGGATTTTGGAATTAATGATTTAACATTTACAGTAGGCAGACAAGCAATTGACCTGGGTTCTGGTTGGCTTGTGGGTTCAGACCCTGGACCTAATGTCTTTACAGGGTTAAGTTTTGATGCTATCCGTCTACAATATGAAAAAGAATCTTGGATGCTGGATGTATTTTATGGAAAACTTTTTGAAAGCATGAGTTCATTTAATCATGATGATATTGATTTTTGGTCAACTTATTTTACATGGAAAAATATTTGGGAAGGAACAAATATTGATTTTTATTACTTCTTGTTGAGAGATAATACAAATAGTGAAGTTACAAGAGATGACTTTATCTTAGAAGCAATAGAGGGGGTTCTTGGACGAGATAACTCTGATACGACATATATTCACACTATTGGCTTACGGTTTTATGGCAGTCATGAAGATTGGGACTATGAAATGGAAACAGCATATCAATGGGGTGAGGGTTCTGCTTTTGGGAATTTATTTGTTCCGATTGGAGGAATCTATGGTGACGATGATATTTCCTGGTCTTTACCTGCGGGGCACTTCGAAGTAGGTTATACACTATCAAAAATAAAATGGTCCCCAAGAGTTTATCTGGGTGGGTGCTATTATGATGCTGATGATAATCGTGATGTTTCGTTTATGGATTGGTTCTTAAATTTAGATGCTAGTTCCGCAAGTCCTTCCTTTAATCGGTTGTTTTCAGCATATAGAGAAGAGAATTTTATAGATATATCTGGCATGACAAATTTCTGGCAGGTATATTCTGGTGTTTCTGTAAATCCGACCGAGAAAGTCGAAGTAAGTTTTGAACTGAGTTACCTACAAACAATTTCTTCCTTTGATAGTCCTTACTCGTTCTCACTGGGTAGTTATGAATTTTATCCCTTAGGCTATCTGTCATTTTTTACTCAAGAAAATCCGAAGGACTTAGGCTGGCAAACATTATTAACTCTCTCCTACGCTTATAATGAAGACCTAAATTTTGAAACAGGATGGTCTCATTTCTTTGTTGGCGACGGAATTGTTAAAGGTGCTTTCCTCGATAATTATGGAACTTCATTTATATCGACTATGAACGACAATGATTCTGACTTTTTCTATATCGCATCAACAATAGAGTTTTGA
- a CDS encoding VCBS repeat-containing protein, with product MLPIIIFCVSQIISGAETENYLLFQRERIGQGIYESASSFDVNNDGIIDIFSGEYWYEGPDYKKSHRVCVLQPMDDYYDDFSNFPMDVNGDGYLDVITGGWWGKTLRWRENPKGNDGLWNTHNIAEVGNIERAVFYDLDKDGIPEVIPVTKPVFIFKLKMGEDGKPTGSFDKYEVKTDGAGGHGFGCGDVDGDGAIDFLFSGGWLKSPINPFDTENWQWFPEWNLGSASVPILVFDVNKNGKNDIIVGSAHDYGLFWYEQKILDDGKRSWEKHVIDENRSQYHDIQLHDIDNDGELELITGKRYRAHAFHDPGSKDPLGVYYFKINKGDFVRYTLDYGPAGQASGVGIYFWVDDIDKNSWKDIIAPGKEGLFLFKNFGPIKSNLK from the coding sequence ATGTTACCAATAATTATTTTTTGTGTTTCACAAATAATATCAGGAGCGGAAACAGAAAATTATCTTCTGTTTCAAAGAGAGCGGATAGGACAGGGCATTTATGAATCTGCATCATCTTTTGATGTTAACAATGATGGAATTATAGATATATTTTCAGGCGAATACTGGTATGAAGGACCCGATTATAAAAAGTCGCACCGAGTATGCGTTCTTCAACCAATGGACGATTATTATGATGATTTTTCTAACTTCCCTATGGATGTAAATGGAGATGGATATTTAGATGTTATTACAGGCGGATGGTGGGGTAAAACCTTACGTTGGCGTGAAAATCCAAAAGGTAACGACGGGTTATGGAATACTCACAATATTGCAGAAGTTGGAAATATTGAACGGGCTGTGTTCTATGATTTAGATAAAGATGGTATACCTGAAGTAATACCTGTAACGAAACCTGTTTTTATCTTTAAGTTGAAAATGGGAGAAGATGGGAAACCAACTGGTTCATTTGATAAATATGAGGTTAAAACTGATGGAGCGGGGGGACATGGTTTCGGTTGTGGCGATGTTGATGGAGATGGAGCAATTGATTTCCTATTTTCTGGTGGTTGGCTTAAATCACCAATAAATCCATTTGATACTGAGAATTGGCAGTGGTTTCCAGAGTGGAATTTGGGTTCTGCCAGTGTGCCTATTCTGGTTTTTGATGTAAATAAAAATGGTAAGAACGATATTATTGTTGGTTCTGCTCATGATTACGGTTTATTCTGGTATGAACAAAAAATATTAGATGATGGGAAAAGGTCATGGGAAAAACATGTTATTGATGAAAATCGCTCTCAATACCATGATATACAACTCCATGATATAGACAATGATGGTGAATTAGAATTAATTACAGGGAAACGTTATCGTGCACATGCATTTCATGACCCTGGCTCAAAAGACCCATTAGGGGTGTACTACTTCAAAATAAATAAAGGTGACTTTGTTAGGTATACTTTAGACTATGGACCTGCAGGTCAAGCAAGTGGTGTTGGTATTTATTTTTGGGTAGATGATATAGATAAAAATAGTTGGAAAGATATTATTGCTCCAGGTAAAGAAGGTCTATTTTTATTCAAGAATTTCGGTCCTATAAAGTCAAATCTTAAATGA
- a CDS encoding Gfo/Idh/MocA family oxidoreductase produces MSKNKKEDNKINRRRFIKKISSGLILLNSSSWFAHAFAEGISLSDVIRLAVIGNGGMGSRHIEALAVNPNCQIVAVCDVAKSRYYQAMDTVEKLSKKRPEGFQDFRYLLDRSDIDAVFVATPDHWHALLTIMFCKAGKDVYVEKPVCVTIQEGRAMVDTARRYGRVVQVGTQQRSMPVFQRAMHIIHSGHLGTITSARAWVGVNEWKPGEKIEPIPKGLDWDLWLGPAPYVPFSRERFGGFMGFFDYARGGQLTNWGIHLIDVVHWGIQQDAPLSIQAVGGSYREGPGADNYETIEALMEYPGCFVTWEQRHANFHANKGYGIAFHGTKGSLFVDRGSFIIRYADGSQAPEFVGEPERSWANTDHHNNFFDCVRTRKKPSADIEQGFRSTSAVLLAGIALRTSRKLLWDSANEQFVNDREANCYLTRTYRAPWHL; encoded by the coding sequence ATGTCAAAAAATAAAAAAGAAGATAACAAAATAAACCGACGAAGGTTTATAAAAAAGATTAGTTCAGGCTTGATATTGCTCAACAGTTCATCATGGTTCGCTCATGCTTTTGCAGAGGGAATTAGTCTCTCAGATGTAATTCGTCTGGCAGTTATTGGCAACGGTGGGATGGGTTCAAGACATATAGAGGCTCTGGCTGTTAATCCTAATTGCCAGATTGTAGCAGTATGTGATGTTGCAAAAAGTCGATACTATCAGGCGATGGATACAGTTGAAAAACTTAGTAAAAAGCGACCAGAAGGTTTTCAAGATTTTCGTTATTTGCTTGACCGCTCAGACATCGATGCTGTCTTTGTTGCAACTCCTGACCATTGGCATGCCCTTTTAACAATTATGTTTTGCAAAGCTGGAAAAGACGTCTATGTAGAAAAGCCTGTTTGCGTTACGATTCAGGAAGGTCGTGCTATGGTTGACACTGCCCGAAGATACGGTCGTGTTGTTCAGGTAGGAACACAACAGAGGTCTATGCCTGTATTTCAAAGGGCAATGCACATTATCCACTCGGGACATTTAGGGACAATTACATCTGCTCGGGCCTGGGTCGGTGTTAACGAATGGAAACCAGGTGAGAAGATTGAACCCATACCTAAAGGGTTAGACTGGGATTTGTGGCTTGGTCCCGCACCCTATGTACCTTTTTCTCGGGAGCGATTTGGCGGTTTTATGGGATTTTTTGATTATGCCCGTGGTGGACAGCTAACAAATTGGGGAATTCATTTGATTGATGTGGTTCATTGGGGAATACAACAAGACGCTCCTTTGTCTATTCAGGCTGTCGGCGGAAGTTATCGTGAGGGTCCAGGGGCTGATAATTATGAAACGATAGAAGCGTTGATGGAATACCCTGGATGTTTTGTAACATGGGAACAAAGACACGCAAATTTTCATGCAAATAAAGGGTACGGCATAGCGTTCCACGGGACAAAAGGTTCTTTATTTGTAGATAGGGGTTCTTTTATTATTAGATATGCAGATGGGTCGCAAGCACCTGAATTTGTAGGGGAACCAGAACGCAGTTGGGCTAATACAGACCACCATAATAACTTTTTTGATTGCGTTCGAACACGAAAAAAGCCTTCCGCAGATATAGAACAAGGATTTCGTTCAACATCGGCTGTTTTACTTGCAGGTATTGCATTGCGAACCAGTAGAAAATTGTTATGGGACTCCGCAAATGAACAATTTGTAAACGATAGAGAGGCAAATTGTTATCTTACTCGAACATATCGTGCACCTTGGCATTTGTAA
- the melA gene encoding alpha-galactosidase gives MAKIAMIGAGSVVFCKTLFMDLVSIPAFQDAEFWFMSPTLKKIERMKNFADRVGKENGLKIKNYITQDRREALNQADYVIAMLQIGGVNAFKYDYEIPLKHGVDQCIGDTMGPGGIFRALRTIPVMLELANDMQELCPNAYLLNYVNPMAMVCWALGKVPGLKFVGLCHGVQTTLDLISGYVEVPKDEIDYLVAGINHMAWFLRIEHKGKDLYPLFKLRCEQPEYYVNEKVRIEVMRHFGYFMTESTGHLSEYIPWFRSHERTLKMYCDEPSFGGESGAYYKWCKLIAEKLENEDLLANEPTKIKGRSVEYCSYILEALETGKTFKFQGNVRNDHYITNLPDGCCVEIPVFADKIGLHPTHIGALPSQCAGLNLTNVNVQGLAVEASIQGDPELVVSACALDPLTSACLSLKEIRDMVAEMLEAEQTWLPQFAGKSLRPTPIISVPKDVQRAKVPLDPALAVVHRFGELAEKASKTT, from the coding sequence ATGGCAAAAATAGCGATGATAGGTGCTGGAAGTGTCGTGTTTTGCAAGACATTATTTATGGACCTCGTATCTATTCCTGCATTCCAAGATGCAGAGTTCTGGTTTATGAGTCCTACACTCAAAAAAATAGAACGAATGAAAAATTTTGCAGACCGTGTAGGCAAGGAAAATGGTTTAAAGATTAAAAATTATATTACTCAAGACAGACGTGAAGCCTTAAATCAAGCAGATTACGTAATTGCAATGTTGCAAATTGGAGGGGTAAATGCTTTTAAGTATGATTATGAGATACCATTAAAGCATGGGGTTGACCAATGTATTGGGGATACCATGGGACCGGGAGGAATATTTAGGGCACTTCGTACTATTCCTGTCATGTTAGAATTAGCAAATGATATGCAGGAACTTTGTCCAAACGCATATTTGTTGAATTATGTTAATCCCATGGCAATGGTATGTTGGGCATTAGGGAAAGTCCCTGGACTTAAGTTTGTGGGGCTATGTCATGGTGTTCAAACAACATTAGATTTAATTTCCGGTTATGTAGAAGTTCCAAAGGATGAGATTGACTACTTAGTTGCTGGGATAAATCATATGGCTTGGTTCTTAAGAATTGAGCACAAAGGAAAAGATTTATATCCCTTATTCAAACTCCGTTGTGAGCAACCTGAATATTATGTAAACGAAAAAGTGCGTATTGAGGTTATGAGGCATTTTGGATATTTTATGACTGAAAGCACAGGACATCTTTCCGAATATATTCCATGGTTTCGTAGTCATGAGAGGACACTAAAAATGTATTGTGACGAACCATCTTTTGGTGGAGAATCAGGTGCTTATTATAAATGGTGCAAGCTAATTGCAGAAAAATTAGAGAATGAGGACTTGCTGGCGAATGAACCGACAAAAATTAAAGGAAGAAGTGTTGAATATTGCTCTTATATCCTTGAAGCATTAGAAACAGGCAAAACATTTAAATTTCAAGGGAATGTTCGAAACGACCATTATATTACAAATCTTCCAGACGGCTGTTGTGTTGAAATTCCAGTGTTTGCAGATAAAATAGGATTACATCCAACACATATAGGGGCATTGCCATCTCAATGTGCTGGGTTAAATCTTACCAATGTAAATGTTCAGGGGTTAGCAGTAGAGGCAAGTATCCAGGGAGACCCAGAATTGGTTGTTTCAGCATGTGCATTAGACCCGCTTACCTCTGCATGTCTGTCCTTAAAAGAGATACGCGATATGGTAGCGGAAATGTTGGAAGCCGAACAAACATGGCTACCTCAATTTGCAGGAAAATCATTAAGACCGACACCGATTATTTCGGTTCCAAAAGATGTTCAGCGAGCTAAAGTGCCGTTAGACCCAGCATTAGCAGTTGTTCATCGTTTTGGTGAATTAGCAGAAAAAGCAAGCAAAACTACATAA
- a CDS encoding PAS domain-containing protein, whose product MFPSNLKRLFLFWTKDPEQTPIQLEIHTKVINSIESLALFLRYLTLIIVVVGYIIEAFHQQYLLPLFIVFIVAHNVFVHFTFFFGKYHLFTTPLNFFLHLSSITLAVLVTEKEYSPIVMFYPFFIFSYLLYVEKKPYPLIVTLIVIIFMCFSIIGAWLWEGISYSSYYLFWRSFTIFFSAPFAYFFLFYINETRKDLLQKEQELLYTQGIIKSIIDSIGTPIIIFDEREIIVDANANAYDFFQLKSEGIIGERIRSFFFDDTLIGEHLLSLKSRENMNINAIALTSTGEEIPVDFIVQAFYQNRRRHFLGILIDKREQQRLQEISFVLRKQKEEIENKLNLLKEIQVGLSNHIVSKIYNYLTIIKNILYLATKEQLGSLSERQKNALEIAYRAIDELEREINKEMELVSKGSMEQPYSSTEQ is encoded by the coding sequence ATGTTTCCATCAAACTTAAAGCGACTTTTCCTTTTTTGGACTAAAGACCCAGAACAAACACCTATCCAACTTGAAATACATACAAAGGTTATCAATTCAATCGAAAGTCTCGCTTTGTTTTTGAGGTATCTTACGTTAATTATTGTCGTTGTCGGATATATTATTGAGGCTTTTCATCAACAGTATTTACTTCCACTGTTCATTGTATTCATTGTTGCACATAATGTGTTTGTGCATTTCACGTTTTTCTTTGGAAAGTATCATCTTTTTACGACACCACTGAATTTTTTTCTTCACCTATCCTCTATTACATTGGCTGTCCTTGTTACAGAAAAAGAGTATAGTCCAATAGTAATGTTTTATCCCTTTTTTATATTTTCTTATCTTCTATATGTAGAAAAGAAACCCTATCCTCTTATAGTGACCTTAATTGTTATCATCTTCATGTGTTTTTCTATTATTGGGGCATGGCTATGGGAAGGAATATCCTATTCTTCTTATTATCTATTTTGGCGTAGTTTCACAATCTTTTTCTCGGCTCCTTTTGCTTACTTTTTTCTTTTTTATATAAACGAAACGCGGAAAGACCTTTTGCAAAAGGAACAAGAACTTCTTTACACGCAAGGGATTATCAAATCAATTATCGATAGCATTGGAACTCCTATTATTATTTTTGACGAACGTGAAATTATTGTTGATGCGAATGCCAATGCGTATGATTTTTTCCAACTTAAATCTGAAGGTATCATAGGTGAACGAATTCGTAGTTTCTTTTTTGATGATACTTTAATAGGAGAACATTTACTCTCTCTGAAATCAAGAGAAAATATGAATATCAATGCGATAGCACTTACCTCGACAGGAGAAGAAATACCTGTAGACTTTATCGTTCAGGCGTTTTATCAAAATCGTAGACGACATTTTCTTGGAATTCTTATTGATAAGCGTGAACAACAACGACTCCAAGAAATATCATTTGTTTTACGAAAACAAAAAGAAGAAATTGAAAATAAATTAAATCTACTAAAAGAAATTCAGGTAGGATTATCAAATCATATTGTGTCAAAAATTTATAACTATTTAACTATAATTAAAAACATTCTATATCTTGCTACAAAAGAACAACTTGGCTCGCTCTCTGAGCGACAGAAAAATGCCCTCGAAATTGCATATCGAGCAATTGATGAATTAGAAAGAGAAATAAACAAAGAAATGGAACTGGTAAGTAAAGGCTCGATGGAACAACCTTATTCATCAACTGAACAGTAA